A window of Cryptomeria japonica chromosome 3, Sugi_1.0, whole genome shotgun sequence contains these coding sequences:
- the LOC131051172 gene encoding systemin receptor SR160 translates to MQQLAELHCINISSKKYLFASKSMAASFLFCSLERVTIWIFIIIVASYPTQVHAHNENGSRRSVLDPGPSGDLATLMAFKRHVEKDPNGKLSSWVVSGSNDPCSFDGVQCTDSRVTEIDLSNSGLVCEFSYVFWLFGLEKIGTLMLKSNAFYGNVSHAAGSNVVCSDGLISVDLSSNKLQGPLASNLLGLCKKMEVLNLSRNGLSNPTDVSSFGLGSVKNLDVSDNGLIGDSILASVFSNCKSLESLDLAYNKISGFTPGLIQGCSALTYLDLSFNNISGNLSGFGDCVSLKLLDLSSNVLTGEIHPSLGSCKELRTLNLSANQLNGELPTSLWAGLQNIEILLIANNKLGGSIPTELGDTCKTLQELDLSNNKITSTIPTSISACLSLHTINLSNNQLTGTFPSDLISSTTSLRNLVLAYNNITGYVPVSLANFTNLEVLDLSSNHLNGSIPSSLCQSPSRLPLQKLYLQNNILTGSLPSQLADCTQLRSLDLSFNYLSGTIPVSLGSLEYLQDLVMWLNRLEGEIPNGLFNSGSLENLMLDNNLITGSIPSGLKNCNNLVWLSLSSNRLTGTIPSWVGQLEKLAILQLGNNSLSGIIPPELGNCKSLIWLDLNSNKLEGSIPNELSKQSGKIKAGGLSGKLYAFLRNEGGTDSACRGAGGLLEFAGIRPEQIRRIPQIISCNFTRVYMGITVYAFKDNGTLVFLDLSYNLLSGKIPEGIGSMYYLQVLNLGHNNLTDSIPSALGGCKLVGLIDLSYNNLQGYIPPSLSGLSLLTNLDVANNNLTGQIPLSGQLSTFPPSSYENNSGLCGVPLLACSASGNAYSPDEEHPKSHQRRASLVGSIAMGLIFSLFCIFGLIVVVIKSREQKKQEDLRDVYMDSLPTSGNGSWKLTGVLEPLSINVATFEKPLRKLTFAHLLEATNGFSADSLIGTGGFGEVYKAQLKDGSVVAIKKLIHVSGQGDREFTAEMETIGKIKHRNLVPLLGYCKVGEERLLVYEYMRWGSLDSVLHDQKKADIKLDWPVRKKIAIGAAKGLAFLHHSCIPHIIHRDMKSSNVLLDENLEARVSDFGMARLMNAMDTHLSVSTLAGTPGYVPPEYYQSFRCTTKGDVYSYGVILLELLTGRQPINSVDFGDNNLVGWVKQHAKLKITDVFDPELMKDPSLEMDLLQHLKIACECLDERPWRRPTMIQVLAMFRELQKDGEETELDSFALVDADVEEAIDQPV, encoded by the coding sequence ATGCAGCAGCTTGCAGAACTCCATTGTATCAACATTAGCAGCAAGAAATATCTTTTTGCCTCCAAATCCATGGCTGCAAGCTTTCTGTTTTGCTCACTTGAGAGAGTAACCATCTGGATATTCATCATCATTGTAGCATCATACCCAACTCAAGTACACGCTCACAATGAGAATGGATCCAGAAGATCTGTATTGGATCCAGGGCCATCCGGGGATTTGGCAACACTAATGGCCTTCAAGAGACATGTAGAAAAAGACCCCAATGGCAAGCTCAGCAGCTGGGTGGTGTCTGGTTCTAATGATCCCTGCAGTTTTGATGGAGTGCAGTGTACCGACTCAAGAGTCACAGAGATTGATCTCAGCAATTCGGGACTGGTATGTGAGTTTTCCTATGTGTTTTGGCTTTTTGGGCTTGAAAAAATTGGGACCCTGATGCTGAAATCCAATGCATTCTATGGGAATGTGTCCCACGCAGCAGGCAGTAATGTAGTATGTAGTGATGGTCTCATAAGTGTGGATTTGTCCAGCAATAAACTGCAGGGACCCCTTGCTAGCAATCTGCTGGGTCTCTGCAAAAAAATGGAGGTTTTGAACCTGTCAAGGAACGGGCTTTCTAACCCCACCGACGTGAGCTCATTTGGGTTGGGGTCAGTTAAGAACCTTGATGTTTCGGACAATGGCCTGATTGGGGATTCAATACTGGCTTCTGTGTTTTCCAACTGCAAGAGCTTGGAGTCGCTGGATCTTGCTTATAACAAGATAAGTGGATTTACACCAGGACTGATACAAGGATGCAGTGCATTGACGTATCTGGATCTCTCCTTCAACAACATATCAGGGAATCTCAGTGGCTTTGGAGACTGCGTAAGCTTGAAGCTGCTTGATCTCTCCTCCAACGTCTTGACAGGTGAAATCCATCCATCCCTTGGTAGCTGTAAGGAACTTAGGACTTTAAACCTTTCAGCGAATCAATTGAATGGAGAACTACCCACTTCATTATGGGCTGGTCTGCAAAACATTGAGATACTTCTGATAGCCAACAACAAGCTTGGTGGTAGCATACCTACGGAGCTTGGTGATACTTGCAAAACCCTCCAAGAACTAGATTTGTCAAACAATAAAATTACTAGTACAATACCAACCTCGATTTCTGCTTGCTTGTCTTTGCATACTATCAATCTCAGTAACAATCAGCTAACTGGTACCTTCCCTAGCGATTTGATATCCAGCACAACTTCTTTGAGAAACTTGGTCCTTGCTTATAATAATATCACCGGATATGTTCCTGTTTCCCTTGCAAATTTCACAAATTTAGAGGTCCTAGACCTTAGTTCCAATCACCTTAATGGATCTATTCCAAGTTCTCTTTGCCAATCTCCTTCCCGGCTTCCTCTTCAGAAGCTTTATTTGCAGAACAACATTCTAACTGGTTCACTCCCTTCACAGCTTGCAGACTGCACCCAGCTAAGGTCTCTTGATTTGAGCTTTAACTATCTCTCTGGGACTATTCCGGTGTCACTTGGGTCTCTTGAATACCTCCAGGATTTGGTAATGTGGTTGAACCGTCTTGAAGGTGAAATTCCAAATGGTCTTTTCAATAGTGGTAGCCTGGAGAACTTGATGCTTGACAATAATTTAATTACAGGTAGCATCCCTTCTGGCCTAAAAAATTGCAACAATCTTGTATGGCTTTCACTTTCAAGCAATAGGTTGACAGGAACTATCCCATCCTGGGTTGGTCAGCTTGAAAAGCTTGCAATATTGCAGCTGGGAAACAATTCTTTATCTGGCATCATTCCTCCAGAGCTTGGAAACTGTAAAAGCTTGATATGGTTAGACCTGAACAGCAATAAGTTGGAGGGTAGCATCCCTAATGAGCTATCTAAGCAGTCGGGAAAAATTAAGGCAGGCGGTTTGTCAGGTAAATTGTATGCATTTTTGAGAAATGAAGGAGGAACTGATAGTGCTTGTAGAGGAGCTGGAGGGCTTTTAGAGTTTGCTGGTATTCGTCCTGAACAAATTCGCAGGATTCCACAGATCATTTCTTGCAATTTCACCAGAGTCTACATGGGAATAACTGTGTATGCGTTCAAAGATAATGGGACTCTTGTTTTTCTTGATCTCTCCTACAATTTGCTATCCGGAAAAATTCCTGAAGGAATTGGTTCTATGTATTACTTACAAGTACTGAATCTTGGTCATAACAATCTTACAGATTCCATTCCTTCGGCTTTGGGAGGTTGTAAATTGGTGGGGCTAATAGATTTGTCGTATAACAATTTGCAAGGATACATACCTCCATCCTTATCTGGGCTTTCTTTACTGACAAATCTTGATGTTGCCAACAATAATCTCACAGGCCAAATTCCTTTATCAGGTCAGCTGTCAACCTTCCCCCCTTCAAGTTACGAAAACAATTCAGGTCTCTGTGGAGTGCCTCTTCTGGCTTGTTCTGCAAGTGGAAATGCATATTCTCCAGATGAAGAGCACCCAAAATCTCATCAAAGGCGAGCTTCTTTGGTAGGAAGCATAGCTATGGGTCTCATCTTTTCACTTTTTTGTATATTTGGCCTCATAGTGGTGGTGATCAAAAGCAGAGAACAGAAGAAACAGGAAGATTTGCGAGATGTATACATGGACAGCCTCCCTACTTCAGGGAATGGGAGCTGGAAGCTAACAGGTGTACTAGAACCACTTAGTATCAATGTTGCAACTTTCGAAAAGCCTTTGCGAAAGCTTACATTTGCTCATTTGCTTGAAGCCACAAATGGGTTCAGTGCAGATAGTCTGATTGGAACAGGAGGATTTGGGGAAGTGTACAAAGCCCAACTTAAGGATGGATCTGTTGTTGCAATCAAGAAGCTTATTCATGTAAGTGGACAAGGAGACCGGGAATTCACAGCAGAAATGGAAACAATTGGGAAGATCAAGCACCGGAATCTGGTTCCACTGCTAGGCTATTGCAAAGTTGGAGAAGAAAGGCTACTTGTCTATGAATACATGCGCTGGGGCAGCTTGGACTCTGTTTTACATGATCAGAAAAAAGCAGACATTAAGCTTGATTGGCCTGTGAGGAAGAAGATTGCAATTGGTGCAGCTAAAGGCTTGGCATTTCTTCACCATAGTTGCATTCCTCACATCATacatagagacatgaaatcaagtAATGTCCTTCTGGATGAGAATCTGGAAGCCAGAGTTTCAGATTTTGGAATGGCTAGGCTCATGAATGCAATGGATACTCATCTGAGTGTCAGCACACTTGCAGGCACACCTGGATATGTGCCTCCAGAGTATTACCAGAGCTTCCGATGCACAACGAAAGGTGATGTTTATAGCTATGGAGTGATTTTGTTGGAGCTTCTCACAGGGAGGCAACCTATAAATTCTGTAGATTTTGGAGACAACAATCTGGTTGGATGGGTTAAACAACACGCAAAATTGAAAATTACAGATGTCTTTGATCCAGAGCTGATGAAAGATCCAAGTTTGGAAATGGACCTGCTTCAACATCTTAAAATTGCTTGTGAGTGCTTGGATGAACGCCCCTGGCGCAGACCTACCATGATCCAAGTATTGGCTATGTTCAGAGAACTTCAAAAGGATGGTGAGGAGACAGAACTTGACAGCTTTGCACTGGTAGATGCAGATGTTGAAGAAGCTATTGATCAACCAGTTTGA